The DNA region CTCCCGGGAACAGATCCAGTGGAGACGGGGCGGGGCCTGTAGCTCAGAGGATTAGGGCATGTGGCTACGAACCACGGTGTCGGGGGTTCGAATCCTCCTCGCCCACAACCGGCCCAAAAGGGGAAGGACCTTTCCCTATGGGGGTAGGAAAATCATGATCGGGATAGCGGACCCAAGGCTATGGAACTTGGGTGTGGGTCTTTGTCGAAATTAAATggccttccttttttccttttatttattatttctcattaagggctgaaaaatgaaatatagtATGCCCCGTcctatttgattttgttttacgCCCCGTAACTCTTCCTCAGCCAGGCTTGGTCAAAATAGCAGAGCAAGTCAAAATATTAGTAGCATAGCAAAAATGCGTTCCTCGTCATTAATATGGTTGCTCGCGGTAATTGTGGCCTCTCGGGGAGAATCGATAACCGCATCTTTGAAGCACCtgctagaacaaaaaaaaatcagaaaatttaataTGGGCTATTTTAAAAAGCCCCACCCCAGGTCATGGAACAAAGGGTTATCCCGGACCTACACCGAGATATTGACGGTGATTCTCAAATATCGAAGAACAGAATGTGATACGATGAGATAGAATGCAATAGAAACAAAGACACAGGGAACGAACGGGTTACCTACTCTTAACGGTCAAAGCGAACCCTTTCATTCTGAATTCTTTAATTCCAAATGAATCAAATCTCCCCAAGTAGGATTCGAACCTACGACCAGTCAGTTAACAGCCGACCGCTCTACCACTGAGCTACTGAGGAACAACGGGAGATTCGATCTCATAGAGTTCAATTCCCGTTCTCAACTCATAACCAATATGAGCTCGAAGTTTCCTTCGTAACTCCCGGAACTTCTTCGTAGTGGCTTCGTTACATGCCTCATTTCATAGGGAACCTCAAAGTGGCTCTATTTCATTATATTCCATCCATATCACAATTCCATTCATTTCATATACCTTTGGTGTCATTGACATAAGAGATGTCCTTTCTAGTCTATATCTTTCTATTTCTATATAtggaaagttaaaaaatcattatataATAATCCAGAAAAGAAAtcgaaacagaaaagaaaaaagggaggtttgtgatgattttgaaatcttttctaCTAGGTAATCCAGTATCCTTATGCATGAAGATAATAAATTCGGTCGTTATGGTCGGACTCTATTATGGATTTCTGACCACATTCTCCATAGGGCCCTCTTATCTCTTCCTTCTCCGAGCTCGGGTtatggaagaaggagaagaaggaaccgAGAAGAAGGTATCAGCAACAACGGGTTTTATTGCGGGACAGCTCATGATGTTCATATCGATCTATTATGCGCCTCTGCATCTAGCATTGGGTAGACCTCATACAATAACTGTCCTAGCTCTACCGtatcttttgtttcatttcttcTGGAACAATCACAAACACTTTTTTGATTATGGATCTACTACCAGAAATTCAATGCGTAATCTTAGCATTCAATGTGTATTCCTGAATAatctcatttttcaattattcaacCATTTCATTTTACCAAGTTCAATGTTAGCCAGATTAGTCAACATTTATATGTTTCGATGCAACAACAAGATGTTATTTGTAAcaagtagttttgttggttggtTAATTGGtcacatttttttcatgaaatgggttgaattggtATTAGTCTGGATACAGCAAAAGAATTCTATTCGATCGAATAAGTACCTTGTGTCAGAATTGAGAAATTCTATGGCTCGAATCTTTAGTATTCTCTTATTTATTACCTGTGTTTACTATTTAGGCAGAATACCGTCACCCATtgttactaaaaaattcaaagaaacctCAGAAACGGAAGAAAGGGGGGAAAGCGAGGAAGAAACAGATGTAGAAATAGAAACAACTTTCGAAACGAAGGGGACGAAACAGGAACAAGAGGGATCCACCGAAGAAGATCcttctccttcccttttttcGGAAGAAAAGGAGGATCCGGACAAAATCGATGAAAGGGAAGAGATCCGAgtgaatggaaaggaaaaaacaagggATGCATTCAACTTTCAAGAGACATTCTATAAAGATAGCCAAGTTTATAAAACTTCTTATAtggataggaaaaaaaagaaagagaattcgAAGTTAGAAATATTTAAAGAAGAACCATTTTTATTAtggtttgaaaaaataagaaaggtatttattaattattattaaatagaaatagaataaGTAAATAGAAttaagaattcatttttttgttgaaatatgaaataaatgaaacttaaaaaaaattcaaattaaaaaaatacaaaaaggaataaattaataaaaagattaaTACAAACAATAAATACAataagagataagaagagatGCGACCGCACCCTACATATTTGATACCTTCTCCAAAAAAGAAACTTGTAAGACCAAAACCATTCGTAATTCCATCAATTACTCGTCtatcaaaaaaatgaattagttCAGCTAGTCCTCTTATACCCTGAGTTAAGGATATTGTATAAAAAGCATCTATGTAACCACGATTATATGACCAATCATATATcacatttattattttgtctCCTAAAATTCTATTAATACCTCTTTTAGAAAACGAATTTAGTAAGTTCAAATTTTGTAAAGATGAATAAATAGGCTTATATAAAAAAGACGATATAAATATTCCGAAAAAAGCTATACTGACagaaaaacttgcatttgtcacaaattcatACCAATCCACAGAATTATTTGAATTCtgatgtaaaaggtttatagaCGGAtttaacaatttggataatataTCCAAATGAATTCCTTcttgattaaaagaaaagggaattcCTACGACTCCAACAAACAAAGTAAATAGAACTAATATAACCATGGAAAATAGCATAGTATTGTCCGATTCATGAGgataagagaaaatattttgagtaCCAAAATGAGTAATAGTAATAAAGGGGTGCATCCTGTTTTTTCCATTACCACCAATTTGATATGtcttattccaaaaaaaagaagccctTTGATTATTATTCATTGTTAATAAACTTAATAAACGAAAATTGTTTTTAATCGTTTTTGGTACTTCTTTTCCCCATAGAGATATTGAATGGTAGGAACTACTTTTTTGACCActgtaattttgaaaatgaacattgaaatgTCCCTCAAAAGTAAGTAAATAGATCCGAAACATATAAAATGCGGTTAATCCTGCTGTAGAACAAGCTATTATTGCGAAAATAGGTGAATACAACCAACTATCATTAAGAATTTCATCTTTGGACCAAAAACAAGCAAGTGGAGGAATACCACAAAGAGAAAGTGTACCTACTAAAAAAGCAGTTTTTGTAATTGGTACATGCTTTTTTAAACCTCCCATAAGAACCATATTCTGACTTTTATCTGGAGAATATCCAACAATAGCTTCCATTGAATGAATAATTGATCCGGATCCTAAAAACAACAATGCTTTCGAATAAGCATGAgtaatcaaatgaaataaagcgACTCGATAAGACCCCATACCTAGAGCTAACATCATATAACCCAATTGAGACATTGTAGAATAAGCTAAACctcttttaatatctttttgagCAAGAGCTAAAGTAGCCCCTAATAATACTGTTATTATACCTATTAAGGATATGAAATTCATTATGTAAGGTATGATtataaaaagaggaagaagtcgAGCTACAAGAAAAATGCCCGCTGCTACCATAGTAGCGGCATGTATAAGAGCCGAAATAGGAGTAGGACCTTCCATGGCATCAGGTAACCATACATGAAGGGGGAATTGTGCCGATTTAGCAACTGCACcggcaaataaaagaaaggcaCACAaagtaagaaataaaaaaggaacctCATTATTCGAAATCAAGTTATTGAATATTTGGAACAAATCCCGAAATTCAAAAGTACCGGTTATCCAATAAAGACCTAAAATTCCTAATAATAAACCAAAATCGCCTACACGATTCGTTACAAAGGCTTTTTGACAAGCAGTCGCCGCACTAGGTCGTGTGAACCAAAAACCTATTAATAGATAAGAACACATTCCAactaattcccaaaaaatataaatttgtatCAAATTCGAACTAGTAACTAATCCCAACATGGAAGTATTGAAAAAACTCATATaagcaaaaaatctcaaatatccTTGATCATGAGACATATAATTGTCACtataaaaaagaaccaaaattcCAACAGTAGTAATTAATATTAACATAATAGAAGTAAGTGGATCTATTAAGTGACCGAactctaaagaaaaatcattattaATGGTCCAAGACCATACATATTGATAGATAAAACTTCTATTTATTTCCTGAATAGATAGATAGACCGAAAGTATCATAACTATACTTAACAATAAAATACTAGGAAAAGCCCACATACGGCGAAGATTTTTTGTTGCCGTTGGAAAAAGTAGAAGTCCCATTCCTATTAACATAGGAACTGGAAGTGGAATGAAGGGGATAATCCATGAATATTGATATGTATATTCCATaaaaaaaccttttaatttttaattaattctttttaattcaCCGACTCTTATATCTTTTTATAGgttcaataaaaatcaagatatgGAAAACTTAAATAGAATTTGGATTCCTAATTATTCtgaatctttcttctttacccAATACTTCAAAGATTCAAAGCAAAAAGTTAGAATTGGTCAAATGATATGAATATGATCAAGTTACtattttaaaatgaaataacacactaattcattttattaatattgAATATTAAGTATAAGTaagatttttatgaaaatgcagaaaaaaaattcaattattatTACGATACGTATTCCGATAATTTATATCCATAGAGCAAATAATTACACCAAAATAGAGTAGTTATTACATTACTTTATTTTGATAGAAATAATAGGATGGTGCATACCAAAACtggcccaataaaaaaaaaaaaaaaagaattagttcGTTTATTCATAATCATTAACTAATTCATGGTAGAACTGATTATCTTTCATTCGAATAAAagacatttatttttctttgtagaAAACGCTAGCATATCCCACACTTTTCTTTCAATACCAGGGAGAAGAAATCGActtaaaagaaaagacaaaattacTAAGATGACTTTTATAAAATCATATATCCTTTGATTAACTACTAGTTTAATtcgaaatttaaaagaaaaaaaatgtgtactccttctttttcttttgagcttGACCAACTAATAAAAAACTAAAGTAATTTGAGTAATTCGGAATTTTTTAGATAAGGATTGGTTTTTAAAACTTTTCGGTGTATTTTTTTACATGGATAAATATAGCACGACGAAAATAGACagagatataaaaaaaagaaaaaatggaattgTTTGACCAATAGATGTCTTTCACATTCAACTAGAgaaatgaataactttttcaaatttttcatggcCGTTCCAAAAAAGCGTACTTCTATATCAAAAAAACGTATTCGTAAAaacatttggaaaaagaaggGATATTGGGCAGCGTTGAAAGCTTTTTCCTTAGCGAAGTCTCTTTCTACCGGgaattcaaaaagtttttttgTGCGATAATGAAATAGTCAAACACTAGATTAAATAATCTTAATCTTAAAAtggtacttaaaaaaaaaaaaaaaaaaaaaagagacaaggtttcactttttttttaatatgttttatccgGTGGGGATTCTTATTTTCCTCATCGGTACACTTATCCGTCATAtcataataaataagaaaataaaaaaaaattcttaaacaagATGTTCAGTTCAGGCCAATATCGAATTAGTTTTATAAATCCTAAATCAAATTCTTTACAGGACGAAAAACCAACCTAAGGTCTAAGGGTTAATATAAAGCTCTACAaatagttaaataaaaaaatttggaatggCACACTGTACTGTGATCCATAAAAAGACTTTTTTGTTCATTGATAAAAAAGTCCATCTTAGATCCATAAAATCAGATAAAtgataaatgaattttaaaattcaaaaatgaaaaacaacttttttttttgagttataTCTTTATCCTTGAATTGAAGTCATAACTATTTAGTTGCAAGATCTCCATTTTAGGAGAGCATAAACTACGAAAACGTCTCtgttaaataaaaaaggaaaccttccattttcattcaaaaattaaataaaatgataataaagATTTTTATAGGAAACGCTTCAATCCATATTGAAACAAAACGAGTTCTTTCTCATCactttgaatgaaaaaaaaatattgaattgacTCCTTTAATCTCGACgattaaaatgaaataataatataCTATTATTTCGAATATGCCGCTATGGTGAAATCGGTAGACACGCTGCTCTTAGGAAGCAGTGCTAGAGCATCTCGGTTCGAGTCCGAGTGGCGGCATGGCATCTtctaaaataaatagaataaatccTATAATAAATTTCAATTCCGTAGAATTGGTTTACCccgcttttttattttaattaaattaaaacaattttatgatattttccACTTTAGAACATATATTAAGTCATATATCCTTTTCGATCGTTTCAATtgtaattacaattttttttataagcttATCAGTCGATGAAATCGTAGGACTCTATGATTCGTCAGAAAAAGGCATGATAGCTACTTTTTTCTGTATAACAGGATTATTAGTCATTCGTTGGATTTATTCGGGACATTTCCCATTAAGTGATTTatatgaatcattcatttttctttcatgGAGTTTCTCCATTATTCATATGGTTCCgtatttaaaaaaacataaaaattatttaagcgCAATAACCGCGCCAAGTACTTTTTTTACCCAAGGCTTTGCTACTTCAGGTCTTTTAACTGAAATGCATCAATCCGAAATAGTAGTACCCGCTCTCCAATCCCAATGGTTAATGATGCATGTAAGTATGATGATATTGAGCTACGCAGCTCTTTTATGTGGATCATTATTATCAGTATCTCTCTTAGTCATTACATTGCGAAAAGCCATAAGgatttttagtaaaaaaaacaattttttaaatgagTCATTTTCCTTTGTGGAGACCCAATACATGAATGAAAAAAGCAATGTTTTACTAaacacttctttttttcttctcgaaATTATTACAGGGCTCAACTGATTCAACAATTAGATCAGTGGAGTTATCGTATTATTAGTCTCGGGTTTATCTTTTTAACCATAGGTATTCTTTCGGGAGCAGTATGGGCTAATGAGGCATGGGGGTCATATTGGAATTGGGACCCAAAGGAAACTTGGGCATTTATTACTTGGACCCTATTTGCGATTTATTTACATACtcgaacaaataaaaattgggaaaGTTTCAATTGCGCAATTGTGGCTTCTATAGGCTTTCTTATAATTTGGATATGCTATTTGGGGGTCAATTTATTAGGAATAGGATTACACAGTTATGGTTCATTTAATTTACATTAAGAtcgaattaaataaaaaaaaaaataccgacAAATACAAACATAGAACAAGCctatataaaaatagaatataaaaatgagtaaaaatAGAAGATAAGAAAACTTCCTAATTCATGTAGGCTGTCGAGAACCATTTGAATCACTACAATACTTGATTCAAAAGGTTCTCATAAAGACCAAAAATATctgtttacaagtccaatttttttttacttaagagaaaaagacttttttttcattgtacaacgaacaatattaaaaataataataagattacctttttattttttcttttattgatgaaaactattgataaaaataattagatagaaTAGCTTCGACCTTGTCAACAGATAGCGAGAGAACGAAATCTGGATAAATACCAATAGCTATTATTGGTAGAAGGATCGAGATGGAAACAAATAACTCTCGCGGCCCAGaatcaaaaaaataagagtTTGGAACATTAAATAACTTGTATCCATAGAACATTTGGCGTAACatagataataaataaataggagTTAATATCATTCCAATTGCCATTACAAAAGTAATTAGTATTTTTGGCATTAAAAGATATTGTTGGCTGgtaattattccaaaaaatactatCAATTCTGCAAGAAAACCACTCATACCCGGTAATGCAAGGGAAGCCATTGATAAGATACTGAACATCGTGAATATTTTTGGAAGGTGGATAGCCATTCCACCCATTTCGTCGAGATAAACAAGACGTATTCTATCATAACTCGTTCCTGCCAAGAAAAAAAGAGCAGCGCCAATAAATCCATGAGAGATTATTTGTAAAATGGCTCCATTGAGTCCCGTATCAGTTATCGAGCCAATTCCAATAATTATGAAACCCATATGAGATACAGAGGAATAggctattcttttttttaaattacgtTGACCAAGAGATGTTAAAGCTGCATAGATTATTTGGATTGCGCCTACTATAATCAACCAGGGAGAAAATATAGAATGAGCATGAGGTAATAATTCCATATTGATCCGAACCAACCCATATGCTcccatttttaataaaattccGGCTAGAAGCATACAAGTACTATAATGTGCCTCTCCATGGGTGTCTGGTAACCATGTATGTAAGGGTATAATCGGTAATTTAACAGCAAAAGCAATAAGAAATCCAATATAGAATAGTATTTCCAGTGCCACCGGATACGATTGATTAGCTAATGTTTCCAAATTTAATGTTGGTTCGTTGGAACCATATAAACCAATACCCAGAACCCCTATTAATAGAAAAATGGAACCTCCCGCAGtgtacaaaataaattttgtagCGGAATATAGACGTTTCTTTCCCCCCACATCGATAGAAGTAGATAAACGGGAATTAATTCTAACTCCCACAtgatgaaaaaaagtaaaaggtctCGAGAAGAAAATGATCCTATTTGACCGCTGTACATTGCTAACATCAGGAAATGGAATAATCGGGAATCTCGAGTAACTGGCCGAGCCGCTAAAGTAGCTAAAGTGGTGATAAATCCCGTCAGTAAAATAGGTCCTATAGAAAGTCCATCTATTCCCAATCTCcagtaaaaatcaaaaaaatgaatCCATTTATAATCCTCTGTTAGTTGGGTTAATGGATCATTCAATTGGAAATGATAAAAGAATGTATAGGTAGTTAAAAGGAGTTCTAATAAGCATATACATATAGTATACCACCTTATTACCTTATTTCCTCTATGAggtagaaagaaaattaaagaaccTGCGAATATCGGCAAAAGTACAATTATTGTTAACCAAGGAAAATAATTCGTGGTAAAGACAAGATACacttagacaaaaaaaaccCGTActcgataaagaaaaaagaataatatattATCTATTTTCGAGCACGGGTTTTTGtcggtaaaaaaaatgaattgtatTCAAAATGTATTTACGTGGTTTTTTCTGGAACGTATTAATACGCTAGACCCATGCTTCGAGTTGTTTCATGCCATAAATAAACTCGAACGCTCAAAAAATCTGTTGGACAGGCGGATTCACATCTCTTACAACCAACACAGTCCTCCGTTCTTGGAGCAGAAGCAATTTGCTTAGCTTTACATCCATCCCATGGTATCATTTCTAATACATCTGTTGGGCAGGCTCGCACACATTGAGTACATCCTATACATGTATCATAAATCTTTACTGAATGTGACATCGGATCTATAAGTTTTTGaatatcatcaattttcgaTCTAGTAAACTtgtaaatgtatcatatattTAGACACTAGATGATTCAATGGATTTTAccataatttttctaatcaatcgAATTCCGGATCGAGTCATGAGATCGGCCCAAGATACTTTGATTTCTTACGTTTTTCTCAAACCTACGTATTATACGTGCTAATTTGAATTGATGAATATTCTGATTtctataattaataatatataattaatactacttatttattcatttattcaaCAAATTCGATTGATTGATACGAGTTGATTTTCTGTTACGATAAATTGACGAAACAATAGCTAATCCAATAGCTGCTTCGGCGGCTGCAATAGCTAtaacaaaaatggagaaaatatctCCTTTTAATTGTCGACtatcaaaaaaatctgaaaatgttACGAAATTTATATTAACCGCATTGAGGATAAGTTCAAGACACATAAGGGCTCTAACCATATTTCGACTCGTGATCAATCCATAGATaccaatagaaaataaataagcacTCAAAACAAGTACATGTTCGAGTATCATTGACCAGCTCCTTATTAATTTTGATTCATTTCAATATGAACAAGAATTCAACGTATTCAATTGACTATAATATAACAAgtacaaaacaaaggaatagaTTGATATTTGGTAATGGatcaaaataaagaatttctattttctacatGAACAGTTTTCAAATAGAATTGAAGATAAATGGATTTGATAACAGAAAACAAAGTTAAATTTTGATTGCTAGTAAATAGttataaaaatttatcattGACGAGCAACAGCAATTGCACCTATCAAAGCAACTAAAAGAATTATGGAAATGAgttcaaatggaagaaaaaaatctgtTGATAAATGAATTCCGATTTGTTGACTATTCCCTATCAAATCTTGCTCGATAATCTGGTTTGACTTTGTCGTCCAGATAATCCCGTACCAAGACGTATCTAAAATAGTAGTCATTAGTGAAACCAAAATACTTGTACAAACCAACGAAGTAATCCCATCTCCAACAGTCCAAAGATTCAAATCTTTGTAATATTCTGAACCATTCATGAACATCACAGCAAATAGAATTAAAACGTTTATAGCTCCTACATAAATAAGGAGCTGCGCAGCCGCTACAAAATGGGAGTTTGATAGAATATAAAATAAGGATATACAAACAAGAACCAATCCCAAAGAAAAGGCAGAATAAATTGGATTGGTAAGTAATACCACTCCTAAACTTCCTAATATAAGACCTGATCCcagaaaaactaaaagaaaatcatgTATTGGTCCAGGCAAATCCATTATTATATgtaaaagagaaataaattgaaatgtttttcatgattttattgACCTGAcaaggaatttttgaatttttttaggataTGCTCCTAATTGCATTTAATTCTAATCGAATGGATTTAAAATGGGTCTAGGTCCAATTAGTGGACCAATAGAATATGGTTTTCTCTTTACCCAAAAGATTTACACCAAAGAAAAGGGTAATTTAGCTCAAAACTCAAATTCTATTAttagattcaattttcaatCCAACTTGAATCGCACTTCTTACCAACTAATCAACAGTTAATTGGAATTTTTagttattgacaaaaaaaaaaaaaaagaaagaactcatTCCTGTAGATTAGATCAAATTGAACCTTACTAATTGGTGGAGATTCCTCTTTAATTAAAGgggtttcacattttttttttattttattattacgAATTCGAAATTGTTCGAATTGTATAATCGTTAATTACTGACATTGGTAAACGACCCAAAGCGATTTGATTATAATTCAATTCGTGACGATCATAAGTAGAAAGTTCATATTCTTCAGTCATTGATAAACAATTTGTTGGACAATATTCAACACAGttaccacaaaaaatacaaattccgAAATCAATACTGTAATTAAGCAAGCGTTTCTTTCGTATACCAGTTTCCAATTTCC from Rhodamnia argentea isolate NSW1041297 unplaced genomic scaffold, ASM2092103v1 Rarg_v2.45, whole genome shotgun sequence includes:
- the LOC125313471 gene encoding putative protein TIC 214 N-terminal part — encoded protein: MILKSFLLGNPVSLCMKIINSVVMVGLYYGFLTTFSIGPSYLFLLRARVMEEGEEGTEKKVSATTGFIAGQLMMFISIYYAPLHLALGRPHTITVLALPYLLFHFFWNNHKHFFDYGSTTRNSMRNLSIQCVFLNNLIFQLFNHFILPSSMLARLVNIYMFRCNNKMLFVTSSFVGWLIGHIFFMKWVELVLVWIQQKNSIRSNKYLVSELRNSMARIFSILLFITCVYYLGRIPSPIVTKKFKETSETEERGESEEETDVEIETTFETKGTKQEQEGSTEEDPSPSLFSEEKEDPDKIDEREEIRVNGKEKTRDAFNFQETFYKDSQVYKTSYMDRKKKKENSKLEIFKEEPFLLWFEKIRKVFI